In one window of Dokdonia sp. PRO95 DNA:
- a CDS encoding THUMP domain-containing protein, with amino-acid sequence MVAKTFFGFENILAEELRNLGAGNVEIGVRNVSFEGDKGFMYKANLCCRTAIKILKPIAEFRVMNEDDLYRRMQRINWRKYMDVNTTFAINATVSGPTFTHSQYVSFKTKDAIVDKFRREENVRPNVDTKHPDLRLNVHIQDNWCTLSLDSSGASLHHRGYRTATNIAPINEALAAGLIMMSGWYGQSDFLDPMCGSGTMCIEAAMIACNVPANLNRKEFAFEKWGDWDVDLFELIEASALKRVKDFRYTITGYDKAPSAVEKARENVKNAQLSDFVTIKEENFFRTKKDGNDFLQMVFNPPYGERLPIEMEEFYKEIGDTLKSGYPGSHAWMITSNMESLKHVGLRPSRKIKCFNGSLESRLVKYEMYEGSKKGKYLNREE; translated from the coding sequence ATGGTAGCCAAAACGTTTTTTGGCTTCGAAAATATATTAGCAGAAGAGTTACGTAATCTAGGGGCAGGTAATGTAGAAATCGGCGTGCGTAATGTTTCTTTTGAAGGGGATAAAGGTTTTATGTACAAGGCAAACCTTTGCTGTCGCACAGCAATCAAAATTTTAAAACCTATAGCCGAATTCAGAGTCATGAATGAAGATGACCTGTATCGTCGCATGCAGAGAATAAATTGGCGTAAGTACATGGATGTTAATACGACCTTTGCAATTAATGCAACAGTAAGCGGACCTACATTTACCCACTCGCAATATGTTTCGTTCAAGACAAAGGATGCTATTGTGGACAAATTTCGTCGAGAAGAGAATGTAAGACCTAATGTTGATACAAAACATCCAGACTTGCGTCTCAATGTGCATATACAAGACAACTGGTGTACATTATCATTAGATAGTAGTGGAGCTTCACTTCACCATAGAGGTTATCGTACAGCTACAAATATTGCTCCTATTAATGAAGCACTTGCTGCAGGTTTAATAATGATGAGTGGATGGTATGGGCAGTCGGATTTTCTTGACCCAATGTGTGGTTCTGGTACCATGTGTATAGAAGCGGCAATGATAGCTTGTAATGTTCCTGCAAACCTTAATAGAAAAGAGTTTGCTTTTGAAAAATGGGGTGATTGGGATGTAGATCTGTTTGAACTTATAGAAGCCTCTGCTCTTAAGAGAGTTAAAGATTTTAGATATACCATCACGGGATATGATAAGGCACCTTCTGCAGTAGAAAAAGCAAGAGAGAATGTTAAAAATGCTCAACTATCAGATTTTGTTACTATAAAAGAAGAAAATTTCTTTAGGACAAAAAAAGATGGGAATGACTTCTTGCAGATGGTATTTAACCCACCATATGGTGAACGTTTACCAATTGAGATGGAAGAATTTTATAAAGAAATAGGCGACACCCTAAAATCTGGATATCCTGGATCTCACGCATGGATGATTACATCAAATATGGAATCACTAAAACATGTTGGTCTAAGACCTAGTAGGAAAATTAAATGTTTTAACGGTAGCTTAGAGAGTAGACTCGTTAAGTACGAAATGTATGAAGGAAGTAAAAAAGGGAAATACCTAAATAGGGAAGAATAA
- a CDS encoding DUF6048 family protein produces MIRLKHILVFFTSVILAFFTSSVRAQETTKEITTNDSITAPTDYYGLRVGVDISKPIRSFLDDNFKGLELVADFRLKKNYYLAAEIGNETWSSDLANLENTTSGSYIKAGFNYNTYENWFGMNNLIYAGVRAGFSSFSQELESYTIYTTNPVFGDDTRNLSQEFKGLNATWLELKVGLEVELFSNIYLGVNAQLKRTITTKDPEGYSNLYIPGFGELTEGTPIGVGYGYTLSYLIPIFKK; encoded by the coding sequence ATGATCAGACTGAAGCACATATTAGTATTTTTCACTAGTGTAATTCTTGCTTTCTTCACTAGTTCTGTACGAGCTCAAGAAACGACTAAAGAAATCACTACTAATGATTCTATTACTGCACCTACAGACTATTATGGTTTGCGTGTAGGAGTAGATATTTCAAAACCTATTAGATCATTTCTTGACGACAATTTTAAAGGCCTGGAACTCGTTGCAGATTTTAGACTCAAAAAAAATTACTATCTCGCCGCCGAGATAGGAAACGAAACTTGGAGCTCAGATCTTGCTAATCTAGAAAATACCACGAGCGGCAGTTACATAAAAGCGGGTTTCAATTATAATACCTATGAAAACTGGTTTGGGATGAACAATCTCATCTACGCAGGGGTTAGAGCTGGTTTTTCTAGTTTTAGTCAAGAGCTAGAAAGCTATACAATTTACACAACTAACCCTGTATTTGGTGACGACACGAGAAATTTAAGTCAAGAATTCAAGGGGCTAAATGCTACCTGGCTTGAACTCAAAGTAGGCTTGGAGGTAGAATTATTTAGTAATATTTATCTAGGAGTAAATGCACAATTAAAAAGAACTATAACTACTAAAGATCCAGAAGGCTACTCAAATTTATATATTCCAGGGTTCGGAGAACTTACAGAAGGTACTCCAATAGGCGTAGGATATGGATATACACTGTCGTATTTAATTCCTATTTTTAAAAAGTAA
- a CDS encoding DUF6452 family protein translates to MRKLLLILIISASLGQSSCERDDICAETTPTTPLLIIDFYDVNNPSLLKAPNNLTVTTIIDQEVNEVIALVNLESIEIPLRTNAELTTYSFTINTAEDDEEEPNTDDLTFTYTVTDEFVNKACGFRVVYDDLQNTIDPQQDGAWIQNIDIENPTVNDQTEAHISIFH, encoded by the coding sequence ATGAGAAAGCTACTTTTAATTTTGATAATAAGTGCCAGTCTAGGGCAGAGTTCTTGCGAACGAGATGATATCTGTGCAGAAACTACGCCCACTACTCCATTACTTATTATTGATTTTTATGATGTAAATAACCCATCACTATTAAAAGCTCCAAATAATCTAACGGTCACAACCATTATTGATCAGGAGGTAAACGAAGTAATAGCACTTGTAAACTTAGAGAGCATAGAGATTCCTTTACGCACAAATGCCGAACTTACAACGTACTCATTTACAATCAATACCGCCGAAGATGATGAAGAAGAACCCAATACTGATGATTTAACATTCACTTACACTGTCACAGATGAGTTTGTAAATAAAGCATGTGGCTTTAGAGTAGTATATGATGATTTACAAAATACAATTGATCCACAACAAGATGGAGCATGGATACAGAATATAGATATTGAAAACCCAACAGTAAATGATCAGACTGAAGCACATATTAGTATTTTTCACTAG
- the rlmD gene encoding 23S rRNA (uracil(1939)-C(5))-methyltransferase RlmD, whose product MGRRKQNRQVFENISVTDAGAKGKAIGHAPDGKVIFINNAVPGDVVNVQTTKKRKAYYEGTAIEVLTLSRKRTQPQCEHFDACGGCKWQHMDYKFQLEYKQQEVENNLKRLGKIELPELTPIAGSSEQYFYRNKMEFGFSDSKWLTLEQIKSDEVIEDRNALGFHIAGMWDKILDIDKCHLQRDPSNAIRNGIKEFATANNMAFYNARNQDGLLRTLMIRTSSNGELMVLVQFFKEETENRELLLNYIKDTWPEITSLLYVINSKGNDTIYDQEVICFSGRDHIFEEMEGLKFKINAKSFYQTNSKQAYELYKITRDFAGLTGNELVYDLYTGTGTIAQFVAKKARKVIGVEAVPDAIEAAKENAKLNGIENTEFFVGDMKKVFNTEFINTHGVPDIIITDPPRDGMHADVVQQIINISPQKVVYVSCNSATQARDLALLDETYKVIKVQPVDMFPQTHHVENVVLLEKR is encoded by the coding sequence ATGGGAAGACGTAAACAAAACAGACAGGTTTTTGAAAATATTAGTGTAACAGATGCAGGTGCAAAAGGTAAAGCTATCGGTCACGCACCAGATGGAAAAGTAATTTTCATCAATAATGCTGTACCTGGAGATGTTGTAAACGTACAAACTACAAAAAAGCGTAAAGCTTATTATGAAGGAACTGCAATAGAGGTATTAACGCTTTCGCGAAAGCGTACTCAACCCCAATGTGAACATTTTGATGCATGTGGTGGCTGTAAGTGGCAACACATGGATTATAAATTCCAATTAGAATACAAACAGCAAGAGGTAGAAAATAACCTTAAACGCTTAGGTAAAATTGAACTTCCTGAACTTACTCCTATTGCTGGAAGCTCAGAGCAATACTTTTACCGCAATAAGATGGAGTTTGGTTTTTCTGACTCAAAATGGCTTACACTTGAACAAATAAAAAGTGATGAAGTTATTGAAGATAGAAATGCCCTAGGCTTTCATATCGCTGGGATGTGGGATAAAATACTTGATATTGATAAATGTCATTTACAGCGCGACCCTAGTAATGCCATACGTAATGGAATAAAAGAATTTGCAACTGCAAATAATATGGCATTTTATAATGCCCGTAATCAAGATGGACTCCTTCGTACATTAATGATACGCACATCATCTAATGGTGAGTTAATGGTTCTTGTTCAATTCTTTAAGGAAGAAACTGAGAATAGAGAATTACTACTAAACTATATTAAAGATACTTGGCCAGAAATCACCTCGCTTTTATATGTTATAAATAGTAAAGGAAACGACACGATTTACGATCAGGAAGTAATTTGTTTCTCTGGAAGAGATCATATTTTTGAAGAAATGGAAGGGCTCAAGTTTAAAATTAATGCCAAATCATTTTATCAGACTAATTCAAAACAAGCTTACGAGTTATACAAAATCACACGAGACTTTGCTGGACTTACAGGTAATGAACTAGTGTATGACTTATATACTGGAACTGGTACTATTGCTCAGTTTGTAGCAAAGAAAGCTAGAAAAGTGATTGGTGTAGAAGCTGTCCCAGATGCCATTGAAGCAGCTAAGGAAAATGCAAAGCTCAATGGTATAGAGAATACTGAGTTTTTTGTAGGTGACATGAAGAAAGTGTTTAATACAGAATTTATAAATACTCACGGCGTTCCAGATATTATTATCACAGATCCACCTAGAGATGGTATGCACGCAGATGTAGTGCAGCAAATAATTAATATATCTCCACAAAAAGTAGTCTACGTAAGTTGTAACAGTGCAACACAAGCTCGCGATCTTGCGTTATTAGATGAAACATATAAGGTTATAAAAGTGCAACCTGTAGACATGTTCCCTCAAACTCATCATGTAGAGAACGTGGTATTACTTGAAAAGAGATAA
- a CDS encoding mechanosensitive ion channel, which produces MDYLNDLLRNLTSGDYLINALIAILLLIVGIFIAKLLKKLTAKIIKKSGLDDKLKSDNITLSKFISKLVYLLVMIFVFTLVLGRLGLTSALDPLKNMLDDFLGFIPKIVGAGLVGYIGYMLATIIAEFVGMSGDTIRKFLPKLKISTKIDVVNILKKIVFIFIFIPLLIVALNILGMDAISIPATEMLSSFMQAIPKIATAAIILIAFTIGARFLSGLIKDILNGMNMNATLQKIQLDKMVGNVNVVNLIGNIVYFFIVLFGITTAVEKLEFSQLSEILATVNVYGGKILFGLVILVIGNWIASIVYKNMAVKENAFLASIVRMAIIAIFLAIGLNTMGIADEIINLAFGLTLGTIALTIVLSFGLGGREAAGQHMKKILNKFDNKID; this is translated from the coding sequence ATGGACTATCTCAACGATTTACTAAGAAACTTAACTAGCGGTGATTATCTAATTAACGCGCTTATTGCAATACTACTGCTTATAGTTGGTATTTTTATAGCAAAATTACTCAAAAAACTAACCGCAAAAATCATTAAAAAAAGTGGGCTAGACGATAAGCTTAAAAGTGATAATATTACACTTTCAAAATTTATATCTAAACTAGTGTACTTACTTGTGATGATATTTGTATTCACACTTGTACTAGGGAGATTAGGACTTACATCTGCTCTTGATCCTCTTAAAAATATGCTTGATGATTTTCTAGGATTCATACCTAAAATTGTAGGTGCAGGTCTTGTAGGTTACATAGGTTATATGCTTGCTACTATCATCGCAGAATTTGTTGGAATGTCTGGTGACACCATTCGTAAGTTTCTTCCAAAATTAAAAATTTCGACCAAGATTGATGTTGTAAACATTTTAAAGAAGATTGTATTTATCTTTATTTTCATTCCATTACTTATAGTTGCTCTCAATATTTTAGGAATGGACGCTATTTCTATACCTGCTACAGAAATGCTATCGAGCTTTATGCAAGCTATTCCAAAAATTGCAACGGCAGCAATCATACTCATTGCATTTACCATAGGTGCACGTTTCTTAAGTGGCCTTATAAAGGATATTCTTAATGGAATGAATATGAATGCTACACTTCAAAAAATACAATTAGATAAGATGGTTGGAAATGTGAATGTGGTAAACCTTATAGGTAACATTGTGTATTTCTTTATTGTATTATTTGGTATTACGACAGCCGTAGAAAAACTTGAATTTAGCCAACTTTCAGAGATACTGGCGACAGTAAATGTTTATGGAGGTAAAATCCTCTTTGGTCTAGTGATTTTAGTGATTGGTAATTGGATTGCTAGTATCGTATATAAAAACATGGCTGTAAAGGAAAACGCTTTTTTAGCGTCTATTGTGCGCATGGCTATTATTGCTATTTTTCTTGCAATAGGCCTTAATACAATGGGTATTGCAGATGAAATCATTAACCTTGCTTTTGGCCTTACATTAGGTACTATAGCACTCACAATAGTATTAAGTTTTGGACTGGGTGGACGTGAAGCTGCAGGTCAACATATGAAGAAAATTTTAAATAAGTTTGACAATAAAATTGATTAA
- the rocD gene encoding ornithine--oxo-acid transaminase has protein sequence MATVDQLSSQEAIALEDKHGAHNYHPLPVVLSKGEGVYVWDVEGKKYYDFLSAYSAVNQGHCHPRIVNAMTEQAKTLTLTSRAFYNDTLGPYEKYATEYFDFDKLLPMNTGAEAVETAIKLARKWAYEKKGVAEHDAQIIVCENNFHGRTTTIISFSNDEGARKNFGPYTPGFIKIPYDDVDALENALKSHKNIAGFLVEPIQGEAGVYTPADDYMRKAQALCNEHEVLFIADEIQTGIARTGGLLAVCGNCSCESHCEKQHDTYAQPDILILGKALSGGAYPVSAVLANDHIMEVIKPGQHGSTFGGNPIAGAVATAALEVVKDEHLIQNARKLGAIFREKMQAFVDTSNIATLVRGRGLLNAVVINDTEDSSTAWDICMALRDNGLLAKPTHGNIIRFAPPLVMTEEQLIECTDIIIKTLKQFEK, from the coding sequence ATGGCCACTGTTGATCAACTTTCTTCACAAGAGGCAATTGCACTAGAAGACAAGCATGGAGCACACAATTATCACCCACTTCCTGTGGTTTTAAGCAAGGGAGAAGGCGTTTATGTGTGGGACGTAGAAGGAAAAAAATACTACGACTTTCTATCTGCTTATTCTGCTGTAAACCAGGGACACTGTCACCCACGCATTGTAAATGCAATGACAGAACAAGCAAAAACACTTACACTAACGTCTCGTGCGTTTTACAATGATACTCTAGGCCCGTACGAAAAATACGCTACAGAGTATTTTGACTTTGATAAGCTATTACCTATGAATACTGGAGCAGAGGCTGTGGAGACAGCTATAAAGCTTGCGCGAAAATGGGCTTACGAGAAGAAAGGAGTTGCAGAACACGATGCTCAGATTATTGTTTGTGAAAATAACTTTCACGGTAGAACAACTACTATAATATCTTTTTCTAATGATGAAGGTGCTCGTAAAAACTTTGGGCCATATACTCCAGGATTTATCAAAATACCATACGATGATGTTGATGCGCTAGAAAATGCTCTTAAGTCACATAAAAACATTGCAGGTTTTCTTGTAGAACCTATTCAAGGTGAGGCGGGTGTATATACTCCGGCAGATGATTATATGCGCAAAGCGCAAGCATTATGTAATGAGCATGAGGTACTTTTTATAGCAGACGAAATTCAAACAGGAATTGCAAGAACTGGAGGACTACTTGCAGTATGTGGTAATTGTTCTTGTGAGTCTCACTGTGAGAAGCAACACGATACCTATGCGCAGCCTGATATTTTAATATTAGGAAAGGCGCTTTCTGGTGGTGCTTATCCAGTATCTGCCGTGCTTGCAAATGATCATATTATGGAGGTTATAAAGCCAGGGCAGCATGGTTCTACCTTTGGCGGAAACCCAATCGCTGGAGCGGTAGCGACGGCAGCATTAGAAGTTGTGAAGGATGAGCATTTAATACAAAACGCTCGTAAACTAGGAGCAATATTTCGTGAGAAGATGCAAGCTTTTGTAGACACGAGTAATATCGCAACTTTAGTACGCGGTCGCGGTTTACTAAACGCTGTTGTAATTAACGATACAGAAGATAGCTCAACAGCTTGGGATATATGTATGGCGCTGCGCGATAACGGACTTCTTGCCAAACCAACCCATGGTAACATTATTCGTTTTGCCCCACCATTAGTGATGACAGAAGAGCAGCTTATTGAGTGTACTGATATTATTATCAAGACACTTAAGCAATTTGAAAAATAA
- a CDS encoding CCC motif membrane protein, translating to MENRKLPNVTISLVLGIVSFIACCFSWGIGGILLSGIGLFLANKDKKTYLLSPDSYDNYGQLKTARIIAIIGLVLGVLTLLMIVVMLVMFGGMEGMQEWQQQQMEQAGMAS from the coding sequence ATGGAAAATCGTAAACTGCCTAACGTAACCATATCTCTAGTATTAGGGATTGTATCATTCATCGCCTGTTGTTTTTCATGGGGAATAGGAGGAATTCTACTGTCTGGAATAGGGTTATTTTTAGCAAACAAAGACAAAAAAACTTATCTACTATCTCCTGATAGTTACGATAATTATGGACAGCTTAAAACTGCAAGAATTATCGCTATTATTGGTTTAGTTTTAGGTGTGCTGACACTATTAATGATAGTTGTAATGCTTGTTATGTTCGGAGGAATGGAAGGTATGCAAGAATGGCAACAACAACAAATGGAGCAAGCTGGAATGGCATCATAG
- a CDS encoding DUF2752 domain-containing protein: MDEYMLPCLNKKYLGFECMGCGIQRSISLLFKGEFIEAFYMYPAIYPLIALLGFLVLNQFTNLKFANKGVIFLAILTVATIIISYTIKMTN; this comes from the coding sequence ATGGACGAATACATGTTGCCCTGCCTGAATAAGAAATATTTAGGATTTGAATGTATGGGATGCGGTATTCAAAGGTCAATTTCTCTTCTTTTTAAAGGAGAGTTTATAGAAGCATTTTACATGTACCCAGCAATCTATCCATTGATAGCTTTGCTGGGTTTTTTAGTGCTTAATCAGTTTACAAATTTAAAATTTGCAAACAAAGGTGTGATATTTTTAGCTATATTGACAGTCGCTACTATTATAATTAGCTATACAATAAAAATGACTAACTAA
- a CDS encoding T9SS type A sorting domain-containing protein, with protein MKNLLLVAALTLGFSAHAQLFVKPTDTNTASYVFVNDTFIYVENDVELESNRSLTATTDNGIPNILLRNNAQILQGQGSISRNNKGTGEISIYQEGTVNNFDYNVWGSPVGLSRVEGANGFSEPARGEGNGPFAFKSTNSAAQVLFKPTTVTLSNPAFAIGGFDGNQNAGALNIASYWIWAFKSGENYGDWVHITNTATLEPGYGFTMKGVAGTDNTTIATEVSQPENNPGDSQRYDFRGRPNSGDIQIAVGTDQQTQVGNPYPSALDLNHFLIKNSRGESEPNSYAYSYTSPYTGEVINKTIDRKRVTTGTAYFWDSDPLALSHYLVDYKGGYGTYSPMGVIDGDGIYVNATFLTYDITGESTGTADTDGTSLSYDRRFSPVGQGFMVTGATGQDMNGAVPEDITFSNDQRVFVREGTNSDFRSSQKSNKDNTAIVSAHGVANYYENINDLKKPSHIKFYAGINDTYSREMSIAFLDAATEGYDTAMDAQTLSEIGTDVGFIIDGKSNYVINAVPKDEYQWIPLSIKASGPTEFKFAVHYTEAFEYNDVFLVDMETETYHSILGEEVLMMLEDGVYDDRFFIRFASSEAPEDEETTEDEESTEEETAEDTNVENETIDIAVNEQDPFIEESVLESFTIIQNNTNNQLEIYNPNNIVVEDVSLFDLSGKKIFNEVNLGGQSEYTFPTRNLATGIYVVKFTTRDGLTKGRKISIVN; from the coding sequence ATGAAAAATCTACTTCTTGTAGCGGCACTTACCCTAGGATTCTCTGCTCATGCACAACTTTTTGTAAAGCCTACGGATACAAACACAGCCTCTTATGTGTTTGTTAACGATACTTTTATTTATGTTGAAAATGATGTTGAATTAGAATCTAATAGAAGCCTCACAGCGACTACAGATAATGGGATACCTAATATTCTTTTAAGAAATAATGCTCAAATTTTACAAGGACAAGGAAGTATAAGTAGAAACAACAAGGGAACTGGTGAAATTTCTATATACCAAGAAGGAACTGTAAACAACTTTGATTACAATGTCTGGGGATCACCTGTGGGCTTATCACGAGTTGAAGGTGCTAATGGTTTCTCAGAACCCGCAAGAGGTGAAGGTAATGGTCCATTTGCATTTAAAAGCACAAACTCTGCAGCCCAAGTATTATTTAAACCAACAACTGTCACACTCAGTAATCCTGCGTTTGCAATAGGAGGTTTTGATGGTAACCAAAATGCTGGAGCTCTCAACATTGCTAGCTACTGGATATGGGCTTTCAAGTCTGGAGAAAATTACGGGGATTGGGTACATATTACTAATACTGCAACACTAGAGCCAGGATACGGTTTCACAATGAAAGGTGTTGCCGGTACAGATAATACAACAATAGCAACTGAAGTTAGTCAACCAGAGAACAATCCTGGGGATTCACAACGTTATGATTTTAGAGGACGTCCTAATAGTGGCGATATTCAAATTGCTGTTGGTACTGATCAGCAAACGCAAGTAGGAAATCCATACCCATCGGCTTTAGATCTAAATCACTTTTTAATTAAAAACTCGAGAGGAGAAAGTGAACCAAATTCATATGCATACTCATATACATCACCATATACTGGAGAAGTAATCAATAAGACTATAGATAGAAAGAGAGTTACTACTGGTACTGCATATTTCTGGGATAGCGATCCACTAGCTCTTTCTCATTACCTAGTAGATTACAAAGGAGGTTATGGAACCTATTCTCCAATGGGAGTAATAGACGGAGATGGTATATACGTGAATGCGACGTTTTTGACATATGACATTACCGGAGAGTCTACAGGAACAGCAGATACGGATGGAACATCATTGTCTTATGACCGAAGGTTCTCTCCTGTAGGACAAGGTTTTATGGTAACTGGAGCAACTGGCCAAGATATGAATGGTGCTGTACCAGAAGATATTACTTTCAGCAACGACCAAAGAGTATTCGTACGAGAAGGAACTAATTCTGATTTTAGATCTTCTCAAAAATCTAACAAAGATAATACTGCTATTGTATCTGCTCATGGTGTTGCAAATTATTATGAAAATATAAACGATCTTAAAAAGCCTTCACACATTAAATTTTATGCTGGCATAAATGACACCTACTCTAGAGAAATGAGTATTGCATTTCTAGACGCAGCGACCGAAGGTTATGATACCGCAATGGATGCGCAGACACTAAGCGAGATTGGCACTGATGTAGGTTTCATTATTGATGGCAAAAGCAACTACGTAATCAATGCCGTTCCAAAAGATGAATACCAATGGATTCCTTTATCTATAAAAGCTTCTGGACCTACAGAATTTAAATTTGCCGTACACTATACAGAAGCCTTTGAGTACAACGATGTTTTCTTAGTTGACATGGAAACCGAAACATACCATTCTATTCTGGGAGAAGAAGTACTTATGATGCTCGAAGATGGAGTATATGATGATCGCTTCTTCATTCGCTTTGCATCTTCAGAAGCACCAGAGGATGAAGAAACAACTGAAGATGAAGAATCAACAGAAGAAGAAACCGCAGAAGACACAAATGTAGAAAATGAAACTATTGACATAGCTGTTAACGAGCAAGATCCATTTATTGAAGAAAGTGTTCTTGAATCATTTACTATTATCCAAAACAATACTAATAACCAACTTGAAATTTACAACCCAAACAATATTGTGGTTGAGGATGTATCACTTTTTGATTTATCTGGAAAAAAGATTTTTAATGAAGTAAACCTAGGTGGCCAGAGTGAATATACTTTCCCTACAAGAAACTTGGCAACAGGAATATATGTGGTTAAATTTACAACTCGTGATGGCCTCACAAAAGGTCGTAAAATTAGTATAGTAAATTAA
- a CDS encoding Smr/MutS family protein, with protein MKLGDQVQALDDDFEGVVVNVENGQVSVEDEDGFISYFRESELIPAVSKSMRAALSVVPDSVISEKEEAKKKKAIRVNPKERNAPMFEVDLHIHKLVDRQRGMSNYEILTIQLDTASRQLEFAIKKRIPKMVFIHGVGEGVLREELYTLLRRYDNLRFYDADFQKYGVGATEVYIYQNATPN; from the coding sequence ATGAAATTAGGAGATCAAGTGCAAGCGTTAGACGATGATTTTGAGGGTGTTGTAGTTAATGTCGAAAACGGACAAGTTTCGGTAGAAGATGAGGATGGATTTATATCCTATTTTCGCGAAAGCGAGCTTATACCTGCAGTGTCTAAAAGTATGAGAGCCGCTCTTTCTGTAGTACCGGATTCTGTGATTTCAGAAAAAGAAGAGGCAAAGAAAAAGAAGGCAATAAGGGTGAATCCCAAAGAACGTAACGCTCCAATGTTTGAGGTGGATCTGCATATTCACAAATTAGTAGATAGACAGCGTGGTATGAGTAATTATGAGATTCTGACCATCCAACTCGATACGGCATCTAGGCAACTAGAATTTGCTATTAAAAAGCGTATTCCTAAGATGGTTTTTATCCATGGAGTGGGAGAAGGAGTGCTTCGTGAGGAGCTATACACACTACTTCGTAGGTATGATAATCTTAGATTTTATGATGCAGATTTTCAAAAATATGGGGTAGGAGCAACCGAAGTTTACATTTATCAAAATGCAACCCCTAATTAA
- a CDS encoding cysteine desulfurase family protein: MSKVYFDNAATTQIREEVLDRMMEVMRDVSGNPSSTHAVGRSAKSIVENARKTVAKILNVSAGEIFFTSGGTEADNLVINSAARDLGIQRIITSRIEHHAVLHAAEEAARTNNIKLEYVNLKSCGTPDEKHLEEMLKSSEDKTLVSLMHVNNEVGNMIDIEAVATMCKSYGALVHSDMVQSIGHYDVDLQKIPVDFVAAAGHKFHGPKGVGFAFVRKNSGLRPLIYGGSQERGLRAGTEGVHNIAGLETAMEYAYNNLEEESAYVRGIKDYFTERLQQEIPKAKLNGNCSNPEKSTYTLLNVCLPIASEKALLLLFQLDMKGISCSKGSACQSGSDKGSHVLQEVLSGEDLGKPSVRFSFSKYNTKADVDYVIEILKEFLEGVPA; this comes from the coding sequence ATGTCTAAGGTTTATTTTGATAACGCAGCAACTACTCAAATAAGAGAAGAAGTACTCGATAGAATGATGGAGGTTATGCGCGATGTGTCTGGAAATCCATCGTCTACTCATGCAGTAGGACGTAGCGCTAAAAGTATTGTTGAAAATGCTCGAAAGACCGTAGCTAAGATTTTAAATGTATCTGCTGGAGAAATATTCTTTACTTCTGGAGGTACAGAGGCAGATAACCTTGTAATCAATAGCGCAGCCCGTGATTTAGGAATACAGCGCATAATTACTTCACGCATAGAGCACCATGCTGTGCTTCATGCTGCCGAAGAAGCAGCGCGTACTAACAATATCAAACTAGAATACGTAAACTTAAAAAGTTGCGGAACTCCAGATGAGAAGCATCTAGAAGAAATGCTAAAATCAAGTGAAGACAAAACGCTTGTGAGCTTAATGCATGTAAATAATGAAGTAGGTAATATGATTGATATAGAAGCTGTGGCGACTATGTGTAAATCATACGGGGCATTAGTACATAGTGATATGGTACAGAGTATAGGTCACTATGATGTAGACCTCCAGAAGATACCTGTAGATTTTGTCGCTGCTGCAGGCCACAAATTTCATGGACCTAAAGGAGTAGGGTTTGCTTTTGTGAGAAAAAATAGTGGTCTCAGACCTTTAATCTATGGCGGATCTCAAGAAAGAGGATTAAGAGCTGGAACAGAAGGAGTTCATAATATTGCTGGATTAGAAACAGCAATGGAATATGCTTATAATAATCTAGAAGAGGAAAGCGCTTATGTGAGGGGCATAAAAGACTATTTCACCGAAAGGTTACAACAAGAAATTCCTAAAGCTAAGCTTAATGGTAATTGTTCTAATCCAGAAAAAAGCACATATACTTTACTTAATGTTTGTTTACCCATAGCCTCAGAAAAGGCACTTTTACTGTTATTTCAACTAGATATGAAAGGTATATCTTGTTCTAAAGGAAGTGCTTGTCAAAGTGGTAGCGACAAGGGCTCGCATGTATTGCAAGAAGTTTTATCGGGAGAAGATTTAGGAAAGCCTAGTGTGCGTTTTTCGTTCTCAAAATATAACACAAAAGCCGATGTGGATTATGTGATAGAAATTTTAAAAGAATTTCTAGAGGGCGTTCCTGCCTAA